In one Brevibacillus composti genomic region, the following are encoded:
- a CDS encoding peptide chain release factor 3: MNQMNPQWQQEIAKRRTFAIISHPDAGKTTMTEKLLYFGGAIREAGVVKGRKNSKHATSDWMEIEKKRGISVTSSAMDFEYKGHHINILDTPGHQDFSEDTYRTLTAADAAVMIIDVAKGVEAQTIKLFKVCRMRGIPIFTFINKLDRHGKDPFELLEEIERVLGIRSYPMNWPIGMGSSFSGVFDRVKSRVELYQNDSDHEDIRFFEVQGADDPIIGERVGQDLWQQLQDEISLLDVAGDPFDMDLINRGELSPVFFGSAINNFGVQTFLDNFLQMAPPPSAKKSTAGLIEPSEHPFSGFIFKIQANMNPAHRDRIAFLRICSGRFERGMTVKHVRLGKEIKLAQPVQFMAQDREIVEESYAGDVIGLFDPGIFQIGDTLCVGQPFEYEEMPHFSPEFFSKVTVKDAMKHKQFQKGILQLTEEGTVQLFRTYPMEELILGVVGVLQFEVLEYRLKAEYGVDITLTRMPFQIARWLEGEKAALDAIKSKTVTDRYGRPVMLFESEYQLRVATEKYANIKFHESSLGLKKAQD, encoded by the coding sequence ATGAATCAAATGAATCCTCAATGGCAGCAAGAGATTGCTAAACGGCGCACGTTTGCCATTATCTCCCACCCGGACGCAGGGAAGACGACCATGACGGAAAAACTGCTGTACTTCGGCGGAGCGATCCGCGAGGCCGGTGTGGTCAAGGGCAGAAAAAATTCCAAGCACGCTACATCCGACTGGATGGAAATCGAGAAAAAACGGGGAATCTCCGTTACGTCCAGTGCGATGGACTTTGAATACAAAGGACACCATATCAACATTTTGGATACGCCGGGTCACCAGGACTTCAGCGAAGACACCTACCGGACGCTGACTGCGGCCGACGCCGCGGTGATGATTATCGACGTGGCCAAAGGGGTAGAGGCGCAGACGATCAAGCTGTTCAAAGTCTGCCGGATGCGCGGCATCCCGATCTTTACCTTTATTAACAAGCTGGATCGTCACGGAAAAGATCCGTTTGAACTCCTGGAGGAAATCGAGCGGGTGCTGGGAATTCGCTCGTACCCGATGAATTGGCCGATCGGCATGGGCAGCTCGTTCAGCGGCGTGTTCGATCGCGTGAAATCGCGTGTAGAGCTGTACCAGAATGACTCGGATCATGAGGACATCCGCTTTTTCGAGGTGCAGGGAGCCGATGATCCGATCATTGGCGAGCGTGTTGGCCAGGATTTGTGGCAGCAGCTCCAGGATGAGATCTCCCTGCTCGATGTGGCGGGCGATCCGTTTGACATGGACCTGATCAACCGGGGCGAGCTGAGCCCGGTCTTTTTCGGCAGCGCGATCAACAATTTCGGCGTGCAGACCTTCCTGGACAACTTCCTGCAGATGGCGCCGCCGCCGTCCGCGAAAAAGAGCACGGCGGGCCTGATCGAACCGAGCGAGCATCCGTTTTCCGGCTTTATCTTCAAAATCCAGGCCAACATGAATCCGGCGCACCGGGACCGCATCGCCTTCCTGCGGATCTGCTCCGGCCGATTCGAGCGCGGCATGACGGTGAAGCACGTCCGCCTGGGCAAGGAGATCAAGCTGGCCCAGCCCGTACAGTTCATGGCCCAGGACCGGGAAATCGTCGAGGAATCCTATGCGGGGGATGTCATCGGCCTGTTTGACCCGGGCATTTTCCAGATCGGCGATACCTTGTGTGTCGGACAACCGTTTGAGTATGAGGAGATGCCGCATTTTTCGCCGGAGTTTTTCTCCAAGGTGACCGTAAAGGATGCGATGAAGCACAAGCAATTCCAGAAAGGCATCCTGCAGCTGACCGAGGAGGGCACCGTGCAGCTGTTCCGGACGTATCCCATGGAGGAGCTGATTCTCGGGGTCGTGGGCGTCCTGCAGTTCGAGGTGCTGGAATACCGGCTGAAAGCGGAGTACGGCGTAGATATCACGCTGACGCGCATGCCGTTCCAGATCGCCCGCTGGCTGGAGGGAGAGAAGGCAGCGCTCGACGCCATCAAATCCAAGACGGTGACGGATCGCTACGGACGTCCTGTCATGCTGTTCGAAAGCGAGTACCAGCTCCGCGTCGCCACTGAGAAGTACGCCAATATCAAGTTCCATGAAAGCTCGCTGGGACTGAAAAAAGCACAGGATTGA